TCATCAGATAAAGTTGTAGTTGCTCGGTTAACCGGACGCAGATCCTGCCTTGAGTGTGGAGCTGTATACCATATGTTATTTAACCCTCCTAAAAAGGATAGTTTATGTGACATATGTGGTCATGAGTTAGTACAACGAAAAGATGATAACGAAGAGACAGTAGTTAATAGGCTTAATGTTTATAAAAAGCAGACTGAGCCATTACTAAATTATTACCAAAAACGCAACTTACTTCGAGACATTAATGGCGAACAAAGCCTAGCTAAAGTTTTCGAAGAAATCTGTGAAGTCTTGGAGGGATAATAGTAGTGATCACTATTAAATCAGAACGTGAATTATCATATATGCGTGAAGCTGGTGAAGTGGTCGCACAAGCCTTAGACTTAATGAAAGAGAATGTTAAACCCGGAATTTCCACAAAAGAACTGGACGATATCGTTACAGATTTTATGGAAAAAGTAGGGGCTAGGCCCTCTTTCAAAGGGTATCAAGGTTTTCCCGCCGCAATTTGTGCGTCAGTTAATGAAGAATTAGTTCATGGCATACCAAGGCGAGATAAAATACTGCGTGAAGGCGATATTTGTAGTATTGATGTTGGTGCAGAAGTTAAGGGTTATCATGGAGATGCCGCTAAAACCTTTGCAGTAGGCGATATTACAGATGAAGCTAAACATTTATTACAGATTACTGAAAAGGCGCTAATGGATGGTATCGCGGCTGCTACCTCCGGAGCACGTCTATCAGATATATCACATGCCGTTCAGGTTGAAGTAGAGAGTCATAATTACTCTGTACCACGTGAATATACAGGGCATGGTATTGGTCAAGAAATGCATGAGGATCCCCAGGTTCTTAATTACGGTCCACCCGGTAGAGGTATAAAACTAAAGCCTGGGCTAACGTTAGCAATCGAACCAATGGTAATTGCAGGTGACTATCGTGTTAAAGAACTTGATGATGGTTGGACTGTTGTATCAGTCGACGGAAGTCTCTGCGCTCACTTTGAGCATACCATATGTGTTCGCGAGGGTCAGGCAGAAATCCTGACAAAACGCTGATGCTTCGGAAGTTAAATGAGAGAATCCAGGGGAGGGTTATGTAAAATGGCTAATCAAAAAGCAATAGAAGTTGAAGGTAGAGTAGTGGAAGCTATGCCTAATGCCCGTTTTAGAGTAAAACTAGAAAACGGTCATGAAGTATTAGCAACAATCTCAGGTAAAATAAGAATGAATTATATTCGTATTCTTACAGGGGACCGTGTAAAGATTGAATTATCGCCTTACGATTTGACACAAGGTCGGATAACATATCGTTACAAGTAGTAACGTCACAGGAGGTGCTGTCGGTGAAAGTAAGACCGTCGGTAAAGAAGTTTTGTGAAAAATGCAAAATTATCCGCCGTAAAGGTAGGGTAATGGTTATATGTGAAAACCCAAAGCATAAACAACGCCAGGGTTAAAGTGGAGGTGTAAGAATGGCTCGTATATCAGGGGTTGACCTACCACGTGAAAAGCGGGTTGTAATTGGTCTTACCTATATATATGGTATTGGTAGATCTCGTGCTGAGGATATATTAGAAAGCACAGGAGTAGATCCTTCTACTCGCGTACGTGATTTAACTGAGGAAGAAGTTAATAAAATACGTGATTTTATAGATGTAAATTATGTTGTTGAAGGTGATTTACGGCGTGATGTTACGCAGAGCGTAAAGCGTTTAATGGAAATTGGTTGCTACCGTGGCTTACGTCATAGACGTGGTTTACCGGTACGTGGACAACGTACAAAAACAAACGCTCGAACCCGTAAAGGTCATAAAAAGACTGTAGGCATTCGACGTAAAAAGTAAGGAGGAAGGGTGTTATGGCAAGAAGAAGTCGAGGAAATAATCGTCGACGTCGACGCGAACGCAAAAATGTCGACTCAGGTATAGCGCATATCGTATCGACATTTAACAATACAATTGTTACGATAACAGATAAATCTGGTAATGCTCTGTCTTGGTCGAGTGCTGGAGCTCAAGGTTTTAAGGGTTCTAGAAAATCGACTCCATTTGCTGCAGGTGTAGCTGCAGAAGTGGCAGCAAAGGCATCAATGGAGCATGGAATGCGTACTGTAGACGTCCGCGTTAAAGGCCCTGGACCAGGTCGTGAGGCTGCAATTAGATCTTTGCAGGCTGCTGGCTTGGAAGTTAATTCCATTGCTGATGTAACTCCCATTCCACACAACGGTTGTCGTCCACCTAAACGACGCCGTGTGTAATTAAGGAGGCTAACAATGGCTAAATATACAGGACCAGTTTGTCGATTATGTCGACGTGAAGGCACAAAGTTATATCTTAAAGGTGATCGTTGCTATACAGCAAAATGCGCTTTTGAAAGACGTGCTTATGCCCCAGGTCAACATGGAAAAGGCAGAATCAAGGTTAGT
This Clostridium sp. 'deep sea' DNA region includes the following protein-coding sequences:
- the rpsM gene encoding 30S ribosomal protein S13, yielding MARISGVDLPREKRVVIGLTYIYGIGRSRAEDILESTGVDPSTRVRDLTEEEVNKIRDFIDVNYVVEGDLRRDVTQSVKRLMEIGCYRGLRHRRGLPVRGQRTKTNARTRKGHKKTVGIRRKK
- the rpsK gene encoding 30S ribosomal protein S11 — encoded protein: MARRSRGNNRRRRRERKNVDSGIAHIVSTFNNTIVTITDKSGNALSWSSAGAQGFKGSRKSTPFAAGVAAEVAAKASMEHGMRTVDVRVKGPGPGREAAIRSLQAAGLEVNSIADVTPIPHNGCRPPKRRRV
- the infA gene encoding translation initiation factor IF-1 — translated: MANQKAIEVEGRVVEAMPNARFRVKLENGHEVLATISGKIRMNYIRILTGDRVKIELSPYDLTQGRITYRYK
- the rpmJ gene encoding 50S ribosomal protein L36; translated protein: MKVRPSVKKFCEKCKIIRRKGRVMVICENPKHKQRQG
- the map gene encoding type I methionyl aminopeptidase, which gives rise to MITIKSERELSYMREAGEVVAQALDLMKENVKPGISTKELDDIVTDFMEKVGARPSFKGYQGFPAAICASVNEELVHGIPRRDKILREGDICSIDVGAEVKGYHGDAAKTFAVGDITDEAKHLLQITEKALMDGIAAATSGARLSDISHAVQVEVESHNYSVPREYTGHGIGQEMHEDPQVLNYGPPGRGIKLKPGLTLAIEPMVIAGDYRVKELDDGWTVVSVDGSLCAHFEHTICVREGQAEILTKR